The genomic segment CAGGAAACCAGACACTGCAAACGATAAGAATTCGCCCTGTAAAACAAGGAGAATCCGAATGACAACCGCTCGCACCATCGTTGACGAAGTTCTCTCCCGCGGCATGACACGGGATATATGGACAGGCAATTACGACAAAGTTCTACCCGTAACGCTTCAAGGCTTTGAACTCTCAGCGATCCTTCCCGCGGTGTTCTACATGTTTCGCTTCGGAGAACGCAGAGGGAAAGGAAAATTCCTAGAGACTTTTAGTTCAGGAGGAAGATCTTCGAGAGAACGGAAGAAAGCGGCCACGGTAAAGCGGATAGCGCGAGACTTTTCAGAAAGTGTGAAATTCGCAGGATTCTCCGGCGAAACCGAAAAGGCGATTCTGGGCGACATACTTCTCTGCTTTTGTCTTGAAAACGCAAGACACGCACTCGGAAGAGAAGAGCAGATCCAACGCGTAGCGCCTACTCATTACATGTCAAGCTGGGTGGACCTTCCAGAAAAGGTAGCTGATCTCCGCCTCGTACCCGAAATGATAGTAGCCATGCTGGCGAGTCAGGAAGCCGAATATATAGAGCAGAGTGCCGATGCGGATCGCACATGGTTTCCCGTTGGAAACGGTTACGAAAAAAATGTACTGATGCGCGCATTCAGCCAGGGAGTCAAACTTCATGGTGAACTCGCAAGCCGCACTTCTGACCGGTTTGACGAAGAAAACTACTCCGTGGGTCTTGATCAGTTGATCATGATCCGCCTCGCGCAGAAGCTGAAACAGGCGCCTGACAGACTGCGGGGAGGCGGAGAAGGAGAAAAAATCTCGAATCAGCGTCCGATCTCGGAGCGGGCGGCCAATGAATTCTCTGAGGACATCCGCCGATTCGTGCGCTCATACGCAAACGTAATTCCGCGCTACGCGTTTGTGGAACTGTTAGAATCCTGCGTCTCGATCGGCATGACAACCATTCTTACAAGCACCGTCAATATTCTTTTTGACTGGGCGGAAAAAGGAGAAATCGCAAAAAGCAGCGACCAGAAACCTGCGGCCCTTTTTGTAGACTGCTCAAACGGAGTCAACATCCGTCTGAGATCACTGGCCGAGCAGTCGATGGACGACTTCATGCGTCGTATAGAGCGATTTTGCGTCGTGCTGATGGGACTGCGGCTGCTGGATTACGGAGCTCGCTACGACCGCAAGATAAGGAAGCTTCAAATCCCGACCAAGCCCCGCGCCAACGCATGGCTTGACATGCTGGGCGACCTGCTTCACAAACGGCGACCGGAGGCGCAACAGATAATCTACAACCTGGAGCAGAAAGCCGAAGAACTGGCGGATCATCTTGAAGAAGGTTACGCTGAAGCCGCTCACGTACTTAGAAACACCGAGAGCGAGCCCAACCCGGTCTGGAGACTCGCGGAATCTCTTACCCTTCTCCAGTCCCGGAAAAACACTACGGCCAACTTCGTGAAGATGATTGAATCGGCTCTGCTCGTCGGTCGTCCGAACGGCCTTGCGTCAAAGAGATCCGTAACACGTAAAACGGAGGGAACCGGAAAGGGGAAACGACGGGAAGTGCGCTCTCTGGTCTTTACCGACCCAGTTCTTGACTATCTGGTACACAGGCACGCGCTGCCAAGCGGCGGCAGATTCGGCAGGCGCACGCTCCCGCTCGGAGAATTTATCCGCACCGTCCGCGAACGCTACGGACTGCTGATTGATTCGCCTCCTGAAGGAATGACGATCTCCAATGATCTTCTCATGGCGAACAGGGCCATCCTTGAACGCCGACTGCGCGACCTCGGTCTTCTGATCGGCGTTAACGATGCCGAAGCCATGAAACGTCTCAGTCCGCGTTTTGAACCGCATACGGAGAATACAAATGAAGTGGACTGACATTCACGGACCCACCCTCGGACAGGCTTTTGAAAATATACTGGGTTCCGCAGAACCCGGTACCGTGGCTTTTGTTCGATGCCTTACGCCTGACGTAACAAAAAACCTTGCCGCAGATTTCTTGTTCACCCCGGAAGGCTGGAAAGTAAAACGGGTAGCGGATAATGACGACGATGAAACCCGGACAGTCACCGCAGACCGCGCCGTCGAGATACGTGAAACAAAAGCGGATGCCACGCTTTTTCTGGTCGATACAGATCTTGCGGGAGCCGGCATGGACGGGATATACAGCGCCGCTCGCGAGGTTGATGAAAACGGTCTTTTTGACGAAGCAATCCGTCTAGCTGGAGCAGAGGTGACACGCCGAATATCCGGAAAGGAACGCAGGTACGCGGAAAATGCCATAAGGAAATCCCAGACCTACGGCAGACGTTTCGGTGTATCACCGTGGACAAAATTTGATTTCCTGTGCCAAGTGGCAGCCAGCGGTCGGCATCCCGGAGAGCATCTCCACCTGCTCGGACTGTGGCCGGTTAAAAAAACCGGGGAAACGAGACCCGATGACGGAGAGCTCAATGAATCGCGTATGTTTGTCATCAGACTGCTTGAAACCCCTGTAGCGGGATTCACTCCGGCAAAACGGATCGAAACCCTAAGGCTGCTGCAGCCATCGGAGCGACAAAACGGGGATCTGGAAAGATTTCTCCGCGCGGCCGCGGCAAAACCGCTGCTTGACGCTCTGGAAGAACTTGCCGACAAAGAGCATCTCTGGATAAACGCTCTGCGTATTGAGGAAGCGGCGCAGTCCATTCAGGAAATTGAGCTTGTGCCCTGGAGGACCGGAAACGACAAAATCAGCAAGTGGTCGGGGCTTGCGGGAGGCAATGATCCGGAACACCCGCCAGAACTGATTCTGGATCCGGATGCGGAGCACACAGGCCACTACGCGAAGCTTGAGATAAGGTGGAAAGCGCATCCCCAGAATCTGGAAAAAGGCGCGGCGGAATACATTGTGTCCATAGAAACAGCAATGGAGACGCTTTGCTCGCAACAGGTTGCGCACTCCGCGAAAAGAGAAGAAAAATGCCGTTTCAGCGACGACGACTTTTTTCTGAGTGAGGACGCATTCATACCCGCCAAGGTAATAGTTTCCGTTGCAGGCAAGGAAGAAATCGAACCTCAGGAAAGCGAAGAGTTCATAATCCGCTTCGGCAAACCGGAATCAAAAGAGCAAGGAGGAGTCGGGAAAAAGATCAGAACTTTCAGCGAAGGACTCATTGAGCTTGACGACTGGGACATGGTTTCTGATATCGCCTCTTCAACTGACCGCATCTCTTCGGACTCAAAGGGTTTTCTGCTGCTGAGACCTCCGCAGCGAGGCAAGAGCTTCCGGGTTTTCCGACCACCTCTCATAAAAGAACTGGAAGAACAGTGGTGTCATTCAAAGGGAACTCCCGGACGCTGGCAGGTGAAGGTACGCGAATCAGGCACTCCGGCGGGAAAACCAAAATTTCTGAGCTTTCCCTCTTCAGCAAATGATCCTGAGTGGAATCGCGCGGCAACCGCGAGCAAAAAAATGGCCGAGAGGGTTTTCGCGCGAAGCTGCGTCGGACAGGTATACGACGAGAAATCAAGAACTTTCGAGACGGCAAAAGAATATCTGCTCGCCTGGTCTGCGCTGCTTGATAAGGGATATCCCAAGCTTGCGCTTGTAAACACAGTAGAGGTGCAGTCGCTTTCAGGCAGAACAATCGGACTTATAGTCCTGCCGAACCACCCGCTTCGCGTCGCCTGGCTTGCGGCCTACGACAACCTGGTTCTTAACGCTGCCTTTACCGAGCAGGAAGACCCAAAGAATATCCGGGAGGAATTGTCTCTGCTCGACGGGGCGATGTTTCCGGCATTCCTTCCGGGAACAGAAACAGGAACATCTTTTGTCTTCGCCGACATGCTGGGTTTTCACGCCGTCGGAATGGTTCCGGACGGCAGCAAAGAGCCGAAAGCCGCAGTAGCCATTCTGGCGCAAGCCTTGGGGGGAAGCGAAATGGCGAACGCGGCCCCTACGGTGGGAGAACAGAGCGCCGAAGTTCTCGGGAAAGAGATACTTAAATATATTGACTGCCATGACACTTCGAGACTGCTTCATATACACGCGCTGAGGGCGGGCGACGGTCTTACGGTGGCACGGGCGCTGGGGTCCGTTCACCACAAGCACCAAAACGCCTCGGACGAAGAAGAAGCGGACGAAGGGACATCCACGCTTCAGGGTTTCGCTCTTGAACTCTACCCGTCGTCCGAACAGGGCACGGTCGCAGGACGTTTTATCGCCCAGGCGCGGGAAAAACGCAGGAGCGGGGCCGGTACGATATCCGCCGACGATCATTGGATGCTTGAATCACTGAGCCTGCCGGGGGGGATAAGCCTCCCGAAGCTCCGCTGGGCTCGAAAAGACTCCATGGTTCCGGACACCGCGGCTCATATTGCCGTAGCGTTTGACACGTTTGAGTCTCACGTAGGAACAGAACCCGCCGGAACGGAGCGCGCCTCAAGACCTCTGTTTGCGTTCGGACTTCTGTCTTTCTTCGACAAAACCTATGAGGTCTCCCCTTCTCCGGTGTGGCGAAGCTCCGTTCCTCTCTCAAGCGGGGGAGAAAAACATCCCTCTGAGCGGTCGCACACGGAAAGGCTTGTACGTCTGCAGGAGGCCGTGCATAAGCTTGTGGCCGAGAACATAAAAACCGGAGAAACGTTTCCGGTGCTGAAAACGGAAATATCGGGCGAAAAAGCGCAGAGCCTTGAGAAGCTTCACAGCAGATGCGACTGGGTCATCACACTTGACCGCAACGCCGGAATCGAATACTTTGACTCGCCTCGGGACAACAGAAAGATCTACGACTCTTACGTAATCGACTGCGTCCCAGAGCGCGAAGACCTGGGATGCCTACAGTTGATAACATCCACAAGTAACCTTGACGAAGTCCGAAACCTTCTTGACGACGCTCTGGACCGTATGGGGCTCAGCCGGAGCAGGAAAAACGCGGAATTTCTTTTTGAAAACCTAAAAGCCCTGAGCGGACGGCTCGCCATCCGCTTCACCGGACAGAAGGCTCCGACCTCGGAACTCATAGCTCTCAGTCTCTGCCACGCCAGTTGCGCCCGGCACCCGCTTGAGCGCGAAGACTGCTGGATGTCTCTTGAAAAAGGCTTCTTTATCCCAGCCGACGACATTCTTGATCTGTTCCCTCGGGTACTCACGGGCGGGGGCGACGGGAACGAAAACCGGTCGCGCTCCGACATCATCTATGTATCGGCGGAAAAAAAGGGGCTTTGTTTC from the Candidatus Dadabacteria bacterium genome contains:
- a CDS encoding ATP-binding protein codes for the protein MKWTDIHGPTLGQAFENILGSAEPGTVAFVRCLTPDVTKNLAADFLFTPEGWKVKRVADNDDDETRTVTADRAVEIRETKADATLFLVDTDLAGAGMDGIYSAAREVDENGLFDEAIRLAGAEVTRRISGKERRYAENAIRKSQTYGRRFGVSPWTKFDFLCQVAASGRHPGEHLHLLGLWPVKKTGETRPDDGELNESRMFVIRLLETPVAGFTPAKRIETLRLLQPSERQNGDLERFLRAAAAKPLLDALEELADKEHLWINALRIEEAAQSIQEIELVPWRTGNDKISKWSGLAGGNDPEHPPELILDPDAEHTGHYAKLEIRWKAHPQNLEKGAAEYIVSIETAMETLCSQQVAHSAKREEKCRFSDDDFFLSEDAFIPAKVIVSVAGKEEIEPQESEEFIIRFGKPESKEQGGVGKKIRTFSEGLIELDDWDMVSDIASSTDRISSDSKGFLLLRPPQRGKSFRVFRPPLIKELEEQWCHSKGTPGRWQVKVRESGTPAGKPKFLSFPSSANDPEWNRAATASKKMAERVFARSCVGQVYDEKSRTFETAKEYLLAWSALLDKGYPKLALVNTVEVQSLSGRTIGLIVLPNHPLRVAWLAAYDNLVLNAAFTEQEDPKNIREELSLLDGAMFPAFLPGTETGTSFVFADMLGFHAVGMVPDGSKEPKAAVAILAQALGGSEMANAAPTVGEQSAEVLGKEILKYIDCHDTSRLLHIHALRAGDGLTVARALGSVHHKHQNASDEEEADEGTSTLQGFALELYPSSEQGTVAGRFIAQAREKRRSGAGTISADDHWMLESLSLPGGISLPKLRWARKDSMVPDTAAHIAVAFDTFESHVGTEPAGTERASRPLFAFGLLSFFDKTYEVSPSPVWRSSVPLSSGGEKHPSERSHTERLVRLQEAVHKLVAENIKTGETFPVLKTEISGEKAQSLEKLHSRCDWVITLDRNAGIEYFDSPRDNRKIYDSYVIDCVPEREDLGCLQLITSTSNLDEVRNLLDDALDRMGLSRSRKNAEFLFENLKALSGRLAIRFTGQKAPTSELIALSLCHASCARHPLEREDCWMSLEKGFFIPADDILDLFPRVLTGGGDGNENRSRSDIIYVSAEKKGLCFCFIEVKYRKHLRTARTPALLNEIRNQTESLRKRWDKWYDHSNLCGTFRAVRRAKLARVLRFYADKAHRHCLPGERYEAILAEIDDMIENGGDYSFVKPERGDRGWVFCPEYAGDAPSEISPDGWNTRVFLFGPRLMPDSDFHRERIRPSSEANFSHEESSAEAKRDEAKNSKPQKQSAKIQDEEKPGNSGTSEPESRQSGSVPPLITLGTDTLTEAKVSWPLAIKGNPHLLIAGLPGMGKTTCLLNLCRQMIGANVRPIIFSYHLDLDEKLSELVPSVRFIDFNGLDFNPLEILDRSSPMAYLDVAGALRDIFMAIFPDLGDIQGERIRGAIRDSFVEAGWGNQDVPDAEIEEPAFKRFVEILKSESKPDKGLRTLLARLGELDDYGFFDLRESRESLWGGERPTVIRIHATQNDNLQKAFASLVFYRIYKDMFRRGTQNRITHAVIFDEAHRAAGMKLIPTMAKECRKFGISLVLASQEAKDFNSSVFSAIANYLVLRLTETDAKIMIRNVASSQQERMLADKVKQMERFKAFFFREGRNRPFPVDLLSSE